A DNA window from Ornithodoros turicata isolate Travis chromosome 10, ASM3712646v1, whole genome shotgun sequence contains the following coding sequences:
- the LOC135369972 gene encoding cystatin-1-like, whose protein sequence is MIRFTVVVLALVTVCAATSKPRPVRPRPPPVLGGWRDVDPNSSPEYLELAHFAVGSQTRGLEYYNTVVEVTRARQQVVSGMKYRLTLTVVPSTCKVGEAEYSRDLCLPQPDAPTKRCRAQLYVVPWQNKKQVTSFRCR, encoded by the exons ATGATCCGCTTCACCGTAGTCGTCCTGGCTTTAGTCACCGTCTGTGCCGCGACGTCGAAGCCACGTCCAGTACGTCCACGTCCACCACCAGTCCTCGGTGGATGGAGGGATGTTGACCCAAACTCCAGCCCGGAGTACTTGGAACTGGCTCACTTTGCAGTGGGATCGCAAACCAGAGGACTGGAATACTACAATACCGTAGTTGAAGTTACCAGAGCAAGGCAGCAG GTAGTTTCTGGCATGAAATACAGGCTGACGCTTACGGTGGTTCCATCCACTTGTAAGGTCGGCGAAGCTGAGTATAGCAGGGACCTTTGTCTGCCACAACCTGATGCG CCAACAAAGCGATGCCGAGCTCAACTGTACGTGGTTCCGTGGCAGAACAAGAAGCAGGTCACTTCCTTCAGGTGCCGCTAG
- the LOC135369970 gene encoding cystatin-1-like, whose product MTRQSRPYSRVTKMIRLSVVALALVTVCVASKPRPVRPRLGGWQEVDPKSNPKYLELAHFAVGSQTQGLEYYNTVVEVTKASQQVVAGMNYRLTLKVAPSVCKVAETEYNRESCQPQPDAETKECVTKIYDVPWQNKRDVTSFSC is encoded by the exons ATGACCCGACAGTCAAGACCATATAGTCGCGTTACGAAAATGATCCGCCTCAGCGTAGTCGCCCTGGCTTTAGTCACCGTCTGTGTGGCGTCGAAGCCACGTCCAGTACGTCCACGCCTCGGTGGATGGCAGGAGGTCGACCCAAAGTCCAACCCGAAGTACTTGGAATTGGCTCACTTTGCAGTGGGATCGCAAACCCAAGGACTGGAATACTACAATACCGTCGTTGAAGTTACTAAAGCAAGCCAACAG GTGGTAGCTGGCATGAACTACAGGTTGACACTGAAGGTGGCGCCATCAGTATGCAAGGTCGCCGAAACAGAGTACAACAGGGAGAGCTGTCAGCCACAGCCTGATGCG GAAACGAAAGAATGTGTGACCAAGATATACGACGTCCCTTGGCAGAACAAAAGAGATGTGACTTCCTTCAGTTGCTAA
- the LOC135369974 gene encoding cystatin-1-like encodes MIRFTVVILALVTVCVVSKPGPRPFLGGWRDVDPKSDPKYLELAHFAVGSQTEGLEYYNTVVEVTKASEQLVAGINYRLTLKVAPSLCKVAETKYNRESCQPKPDAETKECVTKIYDVPWENKTEVTSFSC; translated from the exons ATGATCCGCTTCACCGTAGTCATCCTGGCGTTAGTCACTGTCTGTGTGGTGTCGAAGCCAGGTCCACGTCCATTTCTCGGTGGATGGAGGGATGTCGACCCAAAGTCCGACCCGAAGTACTTGGAATTGGCTCACTTTGCAGTGGGATCGCAAACCGAGGGACTGGAATACTACAATACCGTCGTTGAAGTTACCAAAGCCAGCGAACAG CTGGTTGCTGGCATTAACTACAGGTTGACACTGAAGGTGGCGCCATCACTATGCAAGGTCGCCGAAACAAAGTACAACAGGGAGAGCTGTCAGCCAAAGCCTGATGCG GAAACGAAAGAATGTGTGACCAAGATATACGACGTCCCTTGGGAGAACAAAACAGAAGTGACTTCCTTCAGTTGCTAA
- the LOC135369971 gene encoding cystatin-1-like → MNRQSRPYSRVTKMIRFTVVVLALVTVCVASKPRPRPLLGGWRDVDPKSSPKYLELAHFVVGSQTKGLEYYNTVVEVTKARQQVVAGMNYRLTLKVVPSTCKVGEAEYSRELCLPQPGAATKRCEAHLYVVPWKNKRQVTSFRCH, encoded by the exons ATGAACCGACAGTCAAGACCATATAGTCGCGTTACGAAAATGATCCGCTTCACCGTGGTCGTCCTGGCTTTAGTCACCGTCTGTGTGGCGTCGAAGCCACGTCCACGACCACTTCTCGGTGGATGGAGGGATGTAGACCCAAAGTCCAGCCCCAAGTACTTGGAATTGGCTCACTTTGTAGTGGGATCGCAAACCAAAGGACTGGAATACTACAATACCGTCGTTGAAGTTACCAAAGCAAGGCAGCAG GTAGTAGCTGGCATGAACTACAGGCTGACGCTCAAGGTGGTCCCATCCACTTGCAAGGTCGGCGAAGCTGAGTATAGCAGGGAACTTTGTCTGCCACAACCTGGTGCG GCAACAAAGAGATGCGAAGCTCATCTATACGTGGTTCCGTGGAAGAACAAGAGGCAGGTCACTTCCTTCAGGTGCCACTAG
- the LOC135369973 gene encoding cystatin-1-like, whose translation MIRFTVVVLALVTVCVASKPRPVRALLAGWSDVDPQVSPKYLELAHFVVGSQTKGLEYYNTVVEVTKASKYMGKLFAGMRYRLTLKVVPSTCKVGEVEYSRELCLPQPGAATKTCEAQLYVAPWQNKRQVTSFSCH comes from the exons ATGATTCGCTTCACCGTGGTCGTCCTGGCTTTAGTCACCGTTTGTGTGGCGTCGAAGCCACGTCCAGTACGTGCACTTCTCGCTGGATGGAGTGATGTCGACCCACAGGTCAGCCCGAAGTACTTGGAACTGGCTCACTTTGTAGTGGGATCGCAAACCAAAGGACTGGAGTACTACAATACCGTCGTTGAAGTTACCAAAGCAAGCAAGTATATGGGCAAG CTATTTGCTGGCATGAGATACAGGCTGACGCTTAAGGTGGTCCCATCCACTTGCAAGGTCGGCGAAGTTGAGTACAGCAGGGAACTTTGTCTGCCACAACCTGGTGCG GCAACGAAGACATGCGAAGCTCAACTGTACGTGGCTCCGTGGCAGAACAAGAGGCAGGTCACTTCGTTCAGCTGCCACTAG
- the LOC135369975 gene encoding cystatin-1-like, translating to MTHFAVVLLLALATVCLASQHRHLVGGWMDVDPKSHPEYLELAHFAVASQTEGLEYYNTVVTVTKASQQVVAGMNYRLTLKVVPSTCKVGEAEYSRELCLPQPDAPTKRCEAQLYVVPWQNKRQVTSFRCY from the exons ATGACCCACTTCGCCGTAGTCCTGTTGCTGGCTTTGGCCACCGTATGCTTGGCAAGCCAGCATCGTCACCTCGTCGGTGGCTGGATGGACGTCGACCCCAAGTCTCACCCAGAGTATTTGGAACTGGCTCACTTTGCTGTGGCGTCGCAAACTGAGGGCCTGGAATACTACAATACTGTCGTTACAGTTACCAAAGCAAGCCAGCAG GTAGTAGCTGGCATGAACTACAGGCTGACGCTTAAGGTGGTCCCATCCACTTGCAAGGTCGGCGAAGCTGAGTATAGCAGGGAACTTTGTCTGCCACAACCTGATGCG CCAACAAAACGATGCGAAGCTCAACTGTACGTGGTTCCGTGGCAGAACAAGAGGCAGGTCACTTCCTTCAGATGCTACTAG